In a single window of the Massilia oculi genome:
- a CDS encoding carbohydrate ABC transporter permease, producing MLAQRHQVRLAPHIALLPMALVVLGAYIGGAMWTLRTSFTASRTFPSDSFIGAAQYVRLFDNERWLLSLHNLAVYGVAFILACMIIGFLLAVFIDQNVKGEGLLRTVFLYPYAMSFIATGLVWQWLLAPGSGIEGAVRRMGFEGFSFDWIVHQDLVIYTVVIATVWQASGLVMALMLAGLRGIDPEIYKAARLDGIPAWRVYLQIVLPMLGPSVATVFLLLSTAVVKLFDAVVAMTQGGPGIASEVPAKFIMDHLFLRSNIGLASAGAVTLLIPVLALLAPYAYARSRRARLNGGHA from the coding sequence ATGCTCGCCCAACGCCATCAAGTCCGCCTCGCCCCTCATATCGCCCTCCTGCCGATGGCGCTGGTGGTGCTGGGCGCCTACATCGGCGGCGCGATGTGGACCTTGCGCACCTCGTTCACGGCCTCGCGCACCTTCCCGTCCGACAGCTTCATCGGCGCGGCGCAGTACGTGCGCCTGTTCGACAACGAGCGCTGGCTGCTGTCGCTGCACAACCTCGCCGTCTACGGCGTCGCCTTCATCCTCGCCTGCATGATCATCGGCTTCCTGCTGGCCGTCTTCATCGACCAGAACGTCAAGGGCGAAGGCCTGCTGCGCACCGTGTTCCTGTACCCGTATGCGATGTCCTTCATCGCCACCGGCCTCGTATGGCAATGGCTGCTGGCGCCCGGCAGCGGCATCGAAGGCGCCGTGCGCCGGATGGGCTTCGAGGGCTTCTCGTTCGACTGGATCGTGCACCAGGACCTGGTGATCTACACCGTCGTCATCGCCACCGTATGGCAGGCCTCGGGCCTGGTGATGGCGCTGATGCTGGCCGGCCTGCGCGGCATCGATCCCGAAATTTATAAAGCCGCGCGCCTGGACGGCATCCCGGCCTGGCGCGTCTATCTGCAGATCGTCCTGCCGATGCTGGGCCCGTCGGTTGCCACCGTATTCCTGCTGCTGTCCACCGCGGTAGTGAAACTGTTCGACGCCGTGGTCGCGATGACCCAGGGCGGCCCCGGCATCGCCAGCGAAGTGCCGGCCAAGTTCATCATGGACCACCTGTTCCTGCGTTCGAACATCGGCCTGGCCTCGGCCGGCGCGGTCACGCTCCTGATCCCGGTGCTGGCCCTGCTCGCGCCCTATGCCTATGCGCGCAGCCGCCGCGCGCGCCTGAACGGAGGCCACGCATGA
- a CDS encoding ABC transporter substrate-binding protein, translated as MVTPRITAAARARLCAAAYALGLAVVPAQAAAPKAEVIHWWTSGGESSAVKQVAQAYRAAGGVWIDSAIAGGDQSRAVTINRIIGGNPPTAAQFNTSKQFTDVIEQDMLNNVDLVAKAQDWDRILPEPLIDVIKHDGHYYAVPLNIHMQTWIWYSKAAFQKAGIDKEPASIDELFAALDKLKAAGLVPLAHGGQSWQETVLFSALLANIGGRELYLKVIRDRDQATILSPQFRTVLLAFKRMKSYVDPGSPGRNWNDATAMLIAGRAGFQVMGDWAKGEFTNAGQLPGQHYGCIPGLKPDTPYLMQGDVFVFPRTNKADAIKAQQLLANVVSQPGLQVAFSKLKGSIPVRLDADASQLDLCAQKGIEIVKDRSRQLGVTEVYLTPDQNGAMQDILTAYWNMDMNVDRVQRSIANALKY; from the coding sequence ATGGTCACACCCCGCATCACGGCGGCAGCCCGCGCACGGCTGTGCGCTGCTGCCTACGCGCTTGGACTGGCCGTCGTGCCGGCCCAGGCCGCCGCGCCGAAAGCGGAAGTCATTCACTGGTGGACCTCCGGCGGGGAATCGAGCGCCGTCAAGCAGGTCGCCCAGGCCTACCGCGCCGCCGGCGGCGTGTGGATCGACAGTGCCATCGCCGGCGGCGACCAGTCGCGCGCCGTCACCATCAACCGCATCATCGGCGGCAATCCGCCGACCGCCGCCCAGTTCAACACGTCCAAGCAGTTCACCGACGTCATCGAGCAGGACATGCTCAACAACGTCGACCTGGTCGCCAAGGCCCAGGACTGGGACCGCATCCTGCCCGAGCCGCTGATCGACGTGATCAAGCACGATGGCCACTACTACGCGGTGCCGCTCAACATCCACATGCAGACCTGGATCTGGTACTCGAAGGCCGCCTTCCAGAAGGCCGGCATCGACAAGGAGCCGGCCAGCATCGACGAACTGTTCGCCGCGCTCGACAAGCTCAAGGCAGCCGGCCTGGTGCCGCTGGCCCACGGCGGCCAGTCGTGGCAGGAGACCGTGCTGTTCTCGGCCCTGCTGGCCAATATCGGCGGGCGCGAGCTGTACCTGAAAGTGATCCGCGACCGCGACCAGGCCACCATCCTCTCACCGCAGTTTCGTACTGTGCTGCTCGCCTTCAAGCGCATGAAGTCCTATGTCGATCCAGGCTCGCCCGGCCGCAACTGGAACGACGCCACCGCGATGCTCATCGCTGGCCGTGCCGGCTTCCAGGTGATGGGCGACTGGGCCAAGGGCGAGTTCACCAACGCCGGCCAGCTGCCCGGCCAGCACTACGGCTGCATCCCCGGCCTCAAGCCCGACACACCCTACCTGATGCAGGGCGACGTGTTCGTCTTCCCGCGCACGAACAAGGCCGATGCGATCAAGGCCCAGCAACTGCTGGCCAACGTCGTGTCGCAGCCCGGGCTGCAAGTCGCGTTCAGTAAGCTGAAAGGCTCGATCCCGGTGCGTCTGGATGCCGATGCGTCGCAGCTCGACCTGTGCGCGCAGAAGGGCATCGAGATCGTCAAGGACCGCAGCCGCCAGCTGGGCGTCACCGAGGTCTACCTGACCCCGGACCAGAACGGCGCCATGCAGGACATCCTGACCGCCTATTGGAATATGGACATGAATGTCGACCGGGTCCAGCGCAGCATCGCCAACGCCCTCAAATACTGA